In the Drosophila biarmipes strain raj3 chromosome X, RU_DBia_V1.1, whole genome shotgun sequence genome, one interval contains:
- the LOC108027563 gene encoding collagen alpha-1(XI) chain isoform X3 → MWIHWQNATAAAAPMGAPPPQPSVPPPLPDAPPPPPPADGVSAGGAAGAAAQNDSSSTPSTAAAAGAAFNPYVSGQAAAEGAGAGNPYEQYTAAQYAAMTPEQQYALQHHWHQWQTYQAEYAKWHAQYGEQYKREMAAAAAVATTTGIQGVPAPVAAAPSPVPTPAVVAAPGPQAYPVAQNYYQAVPASPAPSTTPNPVLGAPPLPGKIMAQPQLYNQPPPPPPQKGGYNQQGQGNDNRGMWSAGPPTMQQPPPNRYGGQVNHMNYNSGGPDNQGYPNLQQPPPSLQRPPPPHQQQNNMDNQWGNNNQRGGGGSNNCRPPWETSAPPSDNSGQAGRWDGPPLQNDMNNRWNGPPQANSNSGDSNNRRWDGPSNQTQSGGDQQQNRWMSGPPPSDASQNRWMSGPPPSLNDQQQDNPISRQNRWQSNNSDMDGPQMRNNKPNQFQNNRKNWGPPDEQGGGDGGNNQNQNAVRNQNPFSKNSQSDYDQDQPSGNGNNFGQRTGNYQGNYGNSYNNQDQGGGGGNFGSGGGSNFGSGGTGNYGGRGGGSDSFGGRGAGGSGPDNFGNSNSNSFNNNNRRQSNRWDTNRNQNQNQGYSDERGGGGGSGDSGPGGFNQNRGSFNQRNSFNQQNAPYQHQSQLKNQNQNRNQQQASDLDEASFDRLFDQWEQQFEDWKRANANHPDRDEYRRYEEEFEKQRRRIAERREQMRRRRQQQMGGSTGPGSATDIPKEAAAAGASQPEEQESNEDPFAGQGNYPDQGPPAPGPGPGPNYGDQDRGPPFGQGNRQPGHPGGFANEKRAGAPGFRGNHGPPPGVQSQYQTAQKAIQEKLDQQPGPEPGKGNQAKPPGPPIGPQKPAVPAPPPAPLIGSVHPASLPPPEVPAPTPAPPVAPAPPVAPPTQPPPISTNLGKRRQAPAPDPAPTPAKQVKEEPIFTISLDDDDDEEEDEQPATDTPMGSIFKKSDGIPGLDLVADGSGKNSASVFDVGLGDSEQAEAPAATANQSGPATASKSNESLSNALKDPNFLNNLTQAVANVQEREQRDRQEPQQQHEQDQNQETGSDGRPLSFAEWQRKKNGGNDNKSQDSRDSMSPGGSEMPDNRGPPGGFGPGHAQGGGPGAGGPSARSRPNSGPGPGSNDMQRFDNFGSNQVPGSNFIDFEGNGPGTGPGPGFGPPGRNFGPNGPGPRGPNFGPNFGPGGPPFGPNGPGGPGGPPFGPNFRHNGPNFGPNFGPNFGPGPGPRNFGPRGHGGPFGGPRRDDFGGPPFGGPGPNFGPCGPPGPRGFNNGGPNSDNPFRRQGGAPGPGFGDDDLGAGPPRGPRNFPNRNSFGGNQGGPNSRKHWNDGPEQQQQPFPNQNEPIYRPMKVFDYSNNQPAARVIDYGHKSGDGNPIERPSGPSPADRIPEFRAVKTFEYGHSSLSGPNRMGMPGGMGMGMGEGGPSQGMTGGGPNRGGPGAPNSKRKNKKRNKQQRKQQQLQSVSFDECSSSNPGQDEQQQQQQDESQDQGDEFPANEGNDLEDISDGEDNLTPLDGEDNNEELPPPPSIGRWNQGNAPEQFNQSPFSAFPGRPFGGGTERSAPPPPTLSLFPSAANANEKIPTPVTAPHLEMCVPTNENRNTISVDEVLLNPGRQTRPKRICIILRGPPGCGKSHVARLIKEKELEMGGANPRILSIDDYFIIENDYVEKCPKTGKKIPKKEILYEYHDAMEETYMQYLIKSFKKTLSDNLYDFIIVDCNNNSLRTLNEFYCHAKDSNFVPYIVDLHCDLETCLGRNSHQRTESEIQVVLDNWCNTPLQYIKLDVSTLLENVVEMEDVEDMATDDNACADDGETAGAPAASEDAAVEETDDSNSGDASNDCGFLKSKWECDTTEENLARLDGTKRLMQSRRTSMADYLQLEDWEPPRTSANGKKRVRWADIEEKRSQEKMRAIGFVVGQTDWNRMMDPNAGSRALNKTKYIERIKRR, encoded by the exons ATGTGGATCCATTGGCAGAACGCCACCGCCGCGGCGGCTCCCATGGGCGCACCCCCTCCGCAGCCGTCGGTGCCGCCACCACTGCCCGACGccccgccaccgccgcccccGGCGGACGGGGTCTCCGCgggaggagcagctggagcGGCTGCCCAGAACGACAGCAGCAGTACCCCAtccaccgccgccgctgcgGGCGCAGCCTTCAACCCCTATGTCAGCGGacaggcggcggcggagggcGCGGGGGCCGGCAACCCCTATGAGCAGTACACCGCCGCCCAGTACGCGGCCATGACCCCGGAGCAGCAGTACGCCCTGCAGCACCACTGGCACCAGTGGCAGACCTACCAGGCGGAGTACGCCAAATGGCATGCCCAGTACGGCGAGCAG TACAAGCGTGAAAtggccgctgccgccgccgtggCCACGACTACAGGTATCCAGGGCGTCCCCGCGCCCGTGGCAGCTGCTCCCTCGCCAGTTCCCACCCCCGCGGTGGTCGCCGCACCTGGCCCACAGGCCTATCCCGTGGCCCAGAACTATTACCAGGCCGTCCCGGCTTCGCCGGCTCCTTCCACCACGCCGAATCCCGTGCTGGGCGCGCCACCGCTGCCCGGAAAGATCATGGCCCAGCCGCAGTTGTACAaccagccgccgccgccgccaccccAGAAGGGCGGCTACAACCAGCAGGGTCAAGGCAATGACAACCGAGGCATGTGGTCGGCTGGACCGCCGACCATGCAGCAGCCGCCGCCCAACAGATATGGCGGGCAAGTGAACCACATGAACTACAACAGCGGCGGACCAGACAACCAGGGCTACCCCAACCTCCAGCAGCCGCCGCCCTCGCTGCAGAGACCGCCACCACCGCATCAGCAGCAGAATAACATGGACAACCAGTGGGGAAACAACAACCAACGCGGTGGCGgaggcagcaacaactgccGTCCGCCCTGGGAAACCAGTGCACCGCCGTCCGATAATTCCGGGCAAGCAGGTCGCTGGGATGGTCCGCCACTACAGAATGACATGAACAATCGCTGGAATGGACCGCCACAggccaacagcaacagcggtGACAGCAACAATCGCCGTTGGGACGGGCCCTCCAACCAAACGCAGTCGGGCGGGGATCAGCAACAGAATCGCTGGATGAGCGGACCCCCACCCAGCGATGCGAGCCAGAATCGCTGGATGAGCGGACCACCGCCGAGCTTGAACGACCAGCAGCAGGATAATCCGATTTCGCGCCAGAACCGCTGGCAGAGCAACAACTCCGACATGGACGGACCACAGATGCGGAATAACAAGCCGAACCAATTCCAGAACAATCGAAAGAACTGGGGGCCACCAGACGAGCAGGGAGGTGGAGACGGCGGCAACAACCAAAACCAGAATGCCGTGCGCAATCAGAATCCATTTAGCAAGAACTCGCAGTCCGACTATGACCAGGATCAGCCGTCTGGCAATGGCAACAACTTTGGCCAGCGAACAGGCAACTACCAGGGCAACTATGGCAATAGTTACAATAACCAGGatcaaggaggaggaggcggcaaCTTTGGCAGCGGAGGAGGAAGCAACTTTGGCAGCGGAGGAACAGGCAACTATGGCGGCAGAGGCGGAGGCTCAGACAGCTTTGGAGGTCGGGGCGCAGGAGGATCAGGGCCGGACAACTTTGGCAATAGCAATAGTAATAGCTTCAATAACAACAATCGCCGCCAGAGCAATCGTTGGGACACAAATCgcaaccaaaaccaaaatcaGGGGTACTCCGATGAGaggggcggcggaggaggcagTGGCGATTCTGGTCCCGGAGGTTTCAACCAAAACCGTGGCAGTTTCAACCAGCGGAACAGCTTCAACCAGCAGAATGCCCCCTACCAACATCAGTcccaattgaaaaatcaaaaccaGAACCGCAACCAACAGCAGGCTTCCGACCTGGACGAGGCCAGCTTCGACCGCCTGTTCGACCAGTGGGAGCAGCAGTTCGAGGACTGGAAGCGGGCCAATGCCAATCATCCGGACCGCGATGAGTACCGCCGCTATGAGGAGGAGTTCGAGAAGCAGCGCCGTCGCATTGCCGAGCGAAGGGAGCAGATGCGCCGCCGtcgccagcagcagatgggtggCTCGACAGGACCGGGCTCGGCCACAGACATACCGAAAGAAGCTGCAGCCGCCGGAGCATCCCAGCCCGAGGAGCAGGAGTCCAATGAGGATCCATTCGCAGGCCAAGGCAATTACCCTGACCAGGGACCACCCGCACCGGGACCAGGCCCTGGACCCAATTACGGTGACCAGGATAGAGGACCCCCATTCGGACAGGGCAATAGACAACCAGGACATCCGGGTGGTTTTGCGAATGAGAAACGCGCCGGAGCTCCCGGATTCAGGGGCAACCATGGCCCACCGCCAGGAGTACAGAGCCAATACCAAACCGCCCAGAAAGCCATCCAGGAGAAGTTGGACCAGCAGCCAGGCCCCGAGCCGGGCAAGGGCAACCAAGCCAAGCCACCGGGACCTCCAATTGGACCCCAGAAGCCAGCAGTACCAGCTCCCCCACCAGCTCCACTGATTGGTTCCGTTCATCCGGCCTCCCTACCGCCGCCCGAAGTTCCAGCTCCGACTCCAGCTCCACCAGTGGCTCCTGCCCCGCCGGTGGCTCCGCCAACGCAGCCTCCTCCGATCTCCACCAACCTCGGCAAGCGGCGACAAGCGCCTGCGCCTGATCCTGCCCCAACTCCTGCCAAGCAGGTCAAGGAGGAGCCCATATTCACGATTTCCctggacgacgacgacgacgaggaagAGGACGAACAGCCGGCTACCGACACGCCCATGGGCAGCATCTTCAAGAAGAGCGATGGCATCCCGGGTCTGGATTTGGTGGCCGATGGCAGTGGCAAGAACTCGGCCTCGGTCTTCGATGTGGGGCTCGGGGACTCGGAGCAAGCAGAAGCGCCTGCCGCCACCGCTAACCAGTCGGGACCCGCGACCGCCAGCAAGAGCAACGAATCGCTGAGCAATGCCCTGAAGGACCCGAACTTCCTCAACAATCTCACCCAGGCGGTGGCCAATGTCCAGGAGCGCGAGCAGCGCGATCGCCAGGaaccccagcagcagcatgaGCAGGATCAGAATCAGGAAACGGGATCGGATGGTCGTCCGCTGTCCTTCGCCGAGTGGCAGCGCAAGAAGAACGGCGGCAACGACAACAAGTCGCAGGATTCCCGCGACTCGATGAGTCCCGGTGGCAGTGAGATGCCGGACAACAGGGGACCACCCGGTGGCTTTGGTCCCGGGCACGCTCAGGGTGGCGGCCCGGGAGCCGGCGGCCCCAGCGCTCGGTCTCGTCCAAATTCCGGACCTGGACCGGGCTCCAACGACATGCAGCGCTTCGACAACTTCGGATCGAACCAAGTGCCGGGCAGCAACTTCATCGACTTTGAAGGCAACGGGCCCGGCACCGGCCCTGGCCCCGGCTTTGGGCCACCAGGCAGGAACTTCGGACCCAACGGCCCAGGACCACGGGGACCCAACTTCGGGCCCAACTTTGGTCCCGGGGGACCGCCTTTCGGACCCAATGGTCCCGGGGGACCAGGAGGACCACCGTTCGGCCCCAACTTCAGACACAATGGCCCCAATTTCGGGCCCAACTTTGGCCCGAACTTTGGACCGGGTCCCGGTCCACGTAACTTCGGACCTCGTGGACACGGCGGTCCCTTCGGTGGTCCGCGGCGCGACGACTTCGGAGGCCCTCCGTTCGGCGGCCCAGGACCCAACTTCGGACCTTGCGGACCACCTGGACCGCGGGGATTCAACAACGGCGGACCAAACAGTGATAACCCCTTCCGCCGGCAGGGCGGAGCACCAGGTCCCGGCTTCGGCGACGATGACCTTGGCGCAGGGCCACCAAGAGGGCCCAGGAATTTCCCGAACCGCAACAGCTTCGGCGGAAACCAAGGAGGACCGAACAGCCGGAAGCACTGGAACGACGG GCcggagcaacagcagcaaccatTCCCCAACCAAAACGAGCCCATCTATCGACCGATGAAGGTGTTCGACTATTCCAACAACCAGCCGGCCGCCAGGGTGATCGATTACGGCCACAAGTCGGGCGATGGAAACCCCATCGAACGGCCTTCCGGCCCGTCTCCCGCCGACAGAATTCCGGAATTCAGAGCCGTGAAGACCTTCGAGTATGGCCACTCCTCGTTGTCGGGACCGAACCGCATGGGAATGCCAGGAGGAATGGGCATGGGAATGGGGGAAGGAGGTCCGAGTCAAGGAATGACAGGTGGTGGCCCTAACAGAGGAGGACCAGGAGCCCCGAACAGCAAGCgaaagaataaaaaaagaaacaaacagCAAAGGAAACAACAGCAGTTGCAATCGGTTTCCTTTGACGAATGCAGCTCCTCGAATCCCGGACAGGATGAG cagcagcaacagcaacaggaTGAGTCCCAGGACCAGGGCGACGAGTTCCCGGCGAATGAAGGCAATGATCTTGAGGACATTTCCGATGGAGAAGA CAATCTCACCCCACTGGATGGCGAGGATAACAACGAAGAACTGCCACCGCCGCCATCGATTGGCAGATGGAATCAGGGGAATGCCCCGGAGCAGTTCAACCAAAGTCCGTTCAGTGCCTTTCCCGGCCGGCCATTTGGCGGCGGAACGGAAAGATCGGCTCCGCCGCCGCCAACCCTGTCGCTTTTCCCCTCGGCAGCCAATGCCAACGAGAAGATCCCCACTCCAGTGACGGCTCCGCATCTGGAGATGTGCGTGCCCACCAACGAGAATCGCAACACCATCTCGGTGGACGAGGTGCTCTTGAATCCCGGTCGCCAGACCCGTCCCAAGCGCATCTGTATCATTCTGCGCGGTCCTCCGGGCTGCGGCAAGTCGCATGTGGCGCGCCTCATCAAGGAAAAGGAGCTGGAGATGGGCGGCGCCAACCCGCGTATACTCAGCATAGATGACTACTTCATCATAGAGAACGACTACGTGGAGAAGTGTCCCAAGACGGGCAAGAAG ATACCCAAAAAGGAGATCCTGTACGAGTACCACGACGCCATGGAGGAGACCTACATGCAATATCTTATCAAGTCGTTCAAGAAGACGCTCAGTGATAATCTGTACGATTTTATAATAGTGgactgcaacaacaactcgCTGCGCACGCTGAACGAATTTTATTGCCACGCCAAAGACTCGAATTTTGTG CCCTACATCGTGGACCTGCACTGCGATCTGGAGACGTGCCTGGGCAGGAACTCACACCAGCGCACCGAGAGCGAGATCCAGGTGGTGCTGGACAACTGGTGCAACACACCGCTGCAGTACATCAAGCTGGACGTGAGCACGCTGCTCGAGAACGTGGTCGAGATGGAGGATGTGGAGGACATGGCTACG GACGATAATGCCTGCGCCGACGACGGGGAGACCGCCGGAGCACCGGCGGCGTCCGAGGATGCGGCCGTCGAGGAGACGGACGACAGCAACAGCGGCGACGCCTCCAACGAT TGCGGCTTCCTGAAAAGCAAATGGGAATGTGACACCACCGAGGAGAACCTGG CCCGCTTGGATGGCACCAAGCGCCTGATGCAGAGCCGCCGCACCAGCATGGCCGACTATCTGCAGCTGGAGGATTGGGAACCACCCAGGACCTCCGCGAACGGCAAGAAGCGC GTCCGTTGGGCGGACATCGAGGAGAAGCGCTCGCAGGAGAAGATGCGAGCCATCGGCTTTGTGGTGGGCCAGACGGACTGGAACCGCATGATGGACCCCAACGCGGGCAGTCGGGCCCTGAACAAAACCAAATACATCGAGCGCATCAAGCGGCGCTAG